From Apium graveolens cultivar Ventura chromosome 9, ASM990537v1, whole genome shotgun sequence, the proteins below share one genomic window:
- the LOC141683949 gene encoding PX domain-containing protein EREX-like isoform X1 has protein sequence MSYMFEGSNLALYGYSGFSDPTLYQSLSDPLFPYSSSIPTNNNNNNNNSNTPPEQQQQQHRHDGTSPLPLGMDWSPPPLTWNGRDSVWPHDPHTGWSYCVTIPSWTIVPSSSGPNPAAVDTSFIYGSLYCMTFYYRVQVALQSPDSCTTIQGVLRRFNNFLKLFSDLKNEFPKKKLPPAPARSLLRMKNKDYLEERRKALEDWMGKLLSDIDVSRTVHVALFLELEAAVRSAFYAANQIDVNENVPANDVSPLDHITNSSDASLPSDDTSQHEHRKEHHAELNKGTLNNHVQTLSTGSVGNDLCSVSDSEISDSTAIKSIGDNILKFPGAFKASKSMEADSDLHIPSEILVTLPPAERHAVNRVLVTMHQRLVTTNTDREVLLAKLNQEVAVKERLTAEVKDLELELETTKKRGNENLHQVIWNEDKFTKTQRDSNDFKRKFTELELKLKSEQDEKMLMESTKVSIVQQNEILQQELDLTREKLDVLLKSHGELESKSKSDLKRLIKEVKSLRSCQLELKDEVSRLMKEKLEGERDLEQEKQRRIYTNTNYVKLQHQCEVLQNRLNECTATLLIEEEDKLTINTLSPFNAVEKFTTFNEEIGLLVAEAQLILEDAEDNKAVDSNSINAAMLSTSDEELRLVLTNISKDNVRLRKLVTLFNVFSAYLTKLLTNTAEEATPS, from the exons ATGAGTTATATGTTCGAAGGAAGCAATCTTGCTCTTTACGGGTACAGCGGCTTCTCCGACCCGACCCTTTACCAATCTCTTTCGGATCCTCTCTTCCCATACTCTTCATCAATTCCAAcaaacaacaacaataataataataatagtaatactCCTCCtgagcagcagcagcagcagcatcGCCATGACGGCACTTCTCCTCTCCCTCTTGGCATGGATTGGAGTCCTCCTCCTCTTACTTGG AATGGTCGGGACTCCGTGTGGCCTCACGATCCTCATACAGGCTGGAGTTACTGTGTCACAATTCCTTCATGGACTATTGTACCGAGTTCTAGTGGTCCTAATCCTGCTGCGGTAGATACATCATTCATTTACGGATCTCTTTATTGTATGACTTTT TATTATCGAGTTCAAGTTGCATTACAATCACCAGATAGCTGCACCACTATTCAAGGAGTTCTGCGAAGATTTAACAATTTCTTGAAGCTATTTTCTGAT CTAAAAAATGAGTTTCCCAAGAAAAAACTACCTCCAGCTCCTGCACGGAGCCTTCTGAGGATGAAAAATAAGGATTACTTGGAAGAG CGTAGAAAAGCTTTGGAGGACTGGATGGGAAAACTGCTATCTGATATTGATGTATCCAGAACTGTGCATGTAGCATTATTCCTGGAATTGGAAGCTGCTGTGAGGTCAG CATTCTATGCTGCAAATCAAATTGATGTAAATGAGAATGTGCCTGCTAATGATGTGAGTCCATTGGATCACATTACAAATAGCTCTGATGCATCTTTACCCAGTGATGACACATCTCAACATGAGCATCGAAAGGAACACCATGCTGAACTTAACAAAGGCACACTGAATAACCATGTTCAAACGTTGTCGACTGGAAGTGTTGGAAATGATCTGTGTTCAGTAAGCGACAGTGAAATCTCAGATTCAACAGCGATCAAGTCAATTGGTGATAATATACTCAAATTTCCTGGAGCTTTTAAGGCTTCAAAATCAATGGAAGCTGACTCAGACTTGCATATTCCGAGTGAGATCCTAGTTACCCTTCCACCAGCTGAGCGTCATGCAGTGAACAGGGTCCTTGTCACCATGCACCAGAGACTTGTTACTACTAATACGGACAGGGAAGTTCTTTTAGCAAAACTGAACCAAGAGGTTGCTGTAAAAGAGCGTCTTACAGCCGAG GTAAAGGATCTGGAGTTGGAGCTTGAGACCACCAAGAAGAGAGGAAATGAAAATTTGCATCAAGTTATTTGGAACGAGGACAAATTTACAAAAACACAACGGGATTCAAATGATTTCAAGAGGAAGTTTACAGAGTTGGAGCTAAAGTTGAAGTCAGAACAG GATGAAAAAATGCTTATGGAGTCGACAAAAGTATCCATTGTTCAGCAGAATGAAATTTTGCAGCAAGAGTTAGATCTCACCCGCGAGAAACTTGATGTTTTACTTAAAAGTCATGGAGAACTAGAATCGAAATCAAAAAGTGATCTTAAGCGCCTTATTAAAGAGGTCAAATCTCTTAGAAGTTGTCAATTAGAACTGAAGGATGAGGTTAGCAGATTGATGAAAGAAAAATTAGAAGGGGAG AGGGATCTTGAGCAGGAAAAGCAAAGGCGTATATATACAAATACAAATTATGTGAAATTGCAGCATCAATGCGAAGTTCTTCAGAATCGCTTGAATGAGTGTACTGCTACTTTGCTTATTGAGGAAGAAGACAAGTTGACCATCAATACTTTATCACCTTTTAATGCCGTCGAAAAATTCACTACTTTTAATGAGGAAATTGGTTTACTTGTTGCCGAG GCACAACTTATTTTAGAAGATGCAGAAGACAATAAAGCAGTTGATTCTAATAGCATAAATGCTGCTATGTTGAGTACATCAGACGAAGAGTTGAGGCTGGTGCTTACAAATATTTCGAAGGACAATGTTAGATTGAGGAAACTGGTTACATTATTCAATGTGTTCTCAGCTTATCTGACAAAGCTTTTGACAAACACAGCAGAAGAAGCCACTCCAAGCTAA
- the LOC141683949 gene encoding PX domain-containing protein EREX-like isoform X3 — MSYMFEGSNLALYGYSGFSDPTLYQSLSDPLFPYSSSIPTNNNNNNNNSNTPPEQQQQQHRHDGTSPLPLGMDWSPPPLTWNGRDSVWPHDPHTGWSYCVTIPSWTIVPSSSGPNPAALKNEFPKKKLPPAPARSLLRMKNKDYLEERRKALEDWMGKLLSDIDVSRTVHVALFLELEAAVRSAFYAANQIDVNENVPANDVSPLDHITNSSDASLPSDDTSQHEHRKEHHAELNKGTLNNHVQTLSTGSVGNDLCSVSDSEISDSTAIKSIGDNILKFPGAFKASKSMEADSDLHIPSEILVTLPPAERHAVNRVLVTMHQRLVTTNTDREVLLAKLNQEVAVKERLTAEVKDLELELETTKKRGNENLHQVIWNEDKFTKTQRDSNDFKRKFTELELKLKSEQDEKMLMESTKVSIVQQNEILQQELDLTREKLDVLLKSHGELESKSKSDLKRLIKEVKSLRSCQLELKDEVSRLMKEKLEGERDLEQEKQRRIYTNTNYVKLQHQCEVLQNRLNECTATLLIEEEDKLTINTLSPFNAVEKFTTFNEEIGLLVAEAQLILEDAEDNKAVDSNSINAAMLSTSDEELRLVLTNISKDNVRLRKLVTLFNVFSAYLTKLLTNTAEEATPS; from the exons ATGAGTTATATGTTCGAAGGAAGCAATCTTGCTCTTTACGGGTACAGCGGCTTCTCCGACCCGACCCTTTACCAATCTCTTTCGGATCCTCTCTTCCCATACTCTTCATCAATTCCAAcaaacaacaacaataataataataatagtaatactCCTCCtgagcagcagcagcagcagcatcGCCATGACGGCACTTCTCCTCTCCCTCTTGGCATGGATTGGAGTCCTCCTCCTCTTACTTGG AATGGTCGGGACTCCGTGTGGCCTCACGATCCTCATACAGGCTGGAGTTACTGTGTCACAATTCCTTCATGGACTATTGTACCGAGTTCTAGTGGTCCTAATCCTGCTGCG CTAAAAAATGAGTTTCCCAAGAAAAAACTACCTCCAGCTCCTGCACGGAGCCTTCTGAGGATGAAAAATAAGGATTACTTGGAAGAG CGTAGAAAAGCTTTGGAGGACTGGATGGGAAAACTGCTATCTGATATTGATGTATCCAGAACTGTGCATGTAGCATTATTCCTGGAATTGGAAGCTGCTGTGAGGTCAG CATTCTATGCTGCAAATCAAATTGATGTAAATGAGAATGTGCCTGCTAATGATGTGAGTCCATTGGATCACATTACAAATAGCTCTGATGCATCTTTACCCAGTGATGACACATCTCAACATGAGCATCGAAAGGAACACCATGCTGAACTTAACAAAGGCACACTGAATAACCATGTTCAAACGTTGTCGACTGGAAGTGTTGGAAATGATCTGTGTTCAGTAAGCGACAGTGAAATCTCAGATTCAACAGCGATCAAGTCAATTGGTGATAATATACTCAAATTTCCTGGAGCTTTTAAGGCTTCAAAATCAATGGAAGCTGACTCAGACTTGCATATTCCGAGTGAGATCCTAGTTACCCTTCCACCAGCTGAGCGTCATGCAGTGAACAGGGTCCTTGTCACCATGCACCAGAGACTTGTTACTACTAATACGGACAGGGAAGTTCTTTTAGCAAAACTGAACCAAGAGGTTGCTGTAAAAGAGCGTCTTACAGCCGAG GTAAAGGATCTGGAGTTGGAGCTTGAGACCACCAAGAAGAGAGGAAATGAAAATTTGCATCAAGTTATTTGGAACGAGGACAAATTTACAAAAACACAACGGGATTCAAATGATTTCAAGAGGAAGTTTACAGAGTTGGAGCTAAAGTTGAAGTCAGAACAG GATGAAAAAATGCTTATGGAGTCGACAAAAGTATCCATTGTTCAGCAGAATGAAATTTTGCAGCAAGAGTTAGATCTCACCCGCGAGAAACTTGATGTTTTACTTAAAAGTCATGGAGAACTAGAATCGAAATCAAAAAGTGATCTTAAGCGCCTTATTAAAGAGGTCAAATCTCTTAGAAGTTGTCAATTAGAACTGAAGGATGAGGTTAGCAGATTGATGAAAGAAAAATTAGAAGGGGAG AGGGATCTTGAGCAGGAAAAGCAAAGGCGTATATATACAAATACAAATTATGTGAAATTGCAGCATCAATGCGAAGTTCTTCAGAATCGCTTGAATGAGTGTACTGCTACTTTGCTTATTGAGGAAGAAGACAAGTTGACCATCAATACTTTATCACCTTTTAATGCCGTCGAAAAATTCACTACTTTTAATGAGGAAATTGGTTTACTTGTTGCCGAG GCACAACTTATTTTAGAAGATGCAGAAGACAATAAAGCAGTTGATTCTAATAGCATAAATGCTGCTATGTTGAGTACATCAGACGAAGAGTTGAGGCTGGTGCTTACAAATATTTCGAAGGACAATGTTAGATTGAGGAAACTGGTTACATTATTCAATGTGTTCTCAGCTTATCTGACAAAGCTTTTGACAAACACAGCAGAAGAAGCCACTCCAAGCTAA
- the LOC141683949 gene encoding PX domain-containing protein EREX-like isoform X2: protein MSYMFEGSNLALYGYSGFSDPTLYQSLSDPLFPYSSSIPTNNNNNNNNSNTPPEQQQQQHRHDGTSPLPLGMDWSPPPLTWNGRDSVWPHDPHTGWSYCVTIPSWTIVPSSSGPNPAAYYRVQVALQSPDSCTTIQGVLRRFNNFLKLFSDLKNEFPKKKLPPAPARSLLRMKNKDYLEERRKALEDWMGKLLSDIDVSRTVHVALFLELEAAVRSAFYAANQIDVNENVPANDVSPLDHITNSSDASLPSDDTSQHEHRKEHHAELNKGTLNNHVQTLSTGSVGNDLCSVSDSEISDSTAIKSIGDNILKFPGAFKASKSMEADSDLHIPSEILVTLPPAERHAVNRVLVTMHQRLVTTNTDREVLLAKLNQEVAVKERLTAEVKDLELELETTKKRGNENLHQVIWNEDKFTKTQRDSNDFKRKFTELELKLKSEQDEKMLMESTKVSIVQQNEILQQELDLTREKLDVLLKSHGELESKSKSDLKRLIKEVKSLRSCQLELKDEVSRLMKEKLEGERDLEQEKQRRIYTNTNYVKLQHQCEVLQNRLNECTATLLIEEEDKLTINTLSPFNAVEKFTTFNEEIGLLVAEAQLILEDAEDNKAVDSNSINAAMLSTSDEELRLVLTNISKDNVRLRKLVTLFNVFSAYLTKLLTNTAEEATPS from the exons ATGAGTTATATGTTCGAAGGAAGCAATCTTGCTCTTTACGGGTACAGCGGCTTCTCCGACCCGACCCTTTACCAATCTCTTTCGGATCCTCTCTTCCCATACTCTTCATCAATTCCAAcaaacaacaacaataataataataatagtaatactCCTCCtgagcagcagcagcagcagcatcGCCATGACGGCACTTCTCCTCTCCCTCTTGGCATGGATTGGAGTCCTCCTCCTCTTACTTGG AATGGTCGGGACTCCGTGTGGCCTCACGATCCTCATACAGGCTGGAGTTACTGTGTCACAATTCCTTCATGGACTATTGTACCGAGTTCTAGTGGTCCTAATCCTGCTGCG TATTATCGAGTTCAAGTTGCATTACAATCACCAGATAGCTGCACCACTATTCAAGGAGTTCTGCGAAGATTTAACAATTTCTTGAAGCTATTTTCTGAT CTAAAAAATGAGTTTCCCAAGAAAAAACTACCTCCAGCTCCTGCACGGAGCCTTCTGAGGATGAAAAATAAGGATTACTTGGAAGAG CGTAGAAAAGCTTTGGAGGACTGGATGGGAAAACTGCTATCTGATATTGATGTATCCAGAACTGTGCATGTAGCATTATTCCTGGAATTGGAAGCTGCTGTGAGGTCAG CATTCTATGCTGCAAATCAAATTGATGTAAATGAGAATGTGCCTGCTAATGATGTGAGTCCATTGGATCACATTACAAATAGCTCTGATGCATCTTTACCCAGTGATGACACATCTCAACATGAGCATCGAAAGGAACACCATGCTGAACTTAACAAAGGCACACTGAATAACCATGTTCAAACGTTGTCGACTGGAAGTGTTGGAAATGATCTGTGTTCAGTAAGCGACAGTGAAATCTCAGATTCAACAGCGATCAAGTCAATTGGTGATAATATACTCAAATTTCCTGGAGCTTTTAAGGCTTCAAAATCAATGGAAGCTGACTCAGACTTGCATATTCCGAGTGAGATCCTAGTTACCCTTCCACCAGCTGAGCGTCATGCAGTGAACAGGGTCCTTGTCACCATGCACCAGAGACTTGTTACTACTAATACGGACAGGGAAGTTCTTTTAGCAAAACTGAACCAAGAGGTTGCTGTAAAAGAGCGTCTTACAGCCGAG GTAAAGGATCTGGAGTTGGAGCTTGAGACCACCAAGAAGAGAGGAAATGAAAATTTGCATCAAGTTATTTGGAACGAGGACAAATTTACAAAAACACAACGGGATTCAAATGATTTCAAGAGGAAGTTTACAGAGTTGGAGCTAAAGTTGAAGTCAGAACAG GATGAAAAAATGCTTATGGAGTCGACAAAAGTATCCATTGTTCAGCAGAATGAAATTTTGCAGCAAGAGTTAGATCTCACCCGCGAGAAACTTGATGTTTTACTTAAAAGTCATGGAGAACTAGAATCGAAATCAAAAAGTGATCTTAAGCGCCTTATTAAAGAGGTCAAATCTCTTAGAAGTTGTCAATTAGAACTGAAGGATGAGGTTAGCAGATTGATGAAAGAAAAATTAGAAGGGGAG AGGGATCTTGAGCAGGAAAAGCAAAGGCGTATATATACAAATACAAATTATGTGAAATTGCAGCATCAATGCGAAGTTCTTCAGAATCGCTTGAATGAGTGTACTGCTACTTTGCTTATTGAGGAAGAAGACAAGTTGACCATCAATACTTTATCACCTTTTAATGCCGTCGAAAAATTCACTACTTTTAATGAGGAAATTGGTTTACTTGTTGCCGAG GCACAACTTATTTTAGAAGATGCAGAAGACAATAAAGCAGTTGATTCTAATAGCATAAATGCTGCTATGTTGAGTACATCAGACGAAGAGTTGAGGCTGGTGCTTACAAATATTTCGAAGGACAATGTTAGATTGAGGAAACTGGTTACATTATTCAATGTGTTCTCAGCTTATCTGACAAAGCTTTTGACAAACACAGCAGAAGAAGCCACTCCAAGCTAA